A portion of the Rhodococcus pseudokoreensis genome contains these proteins:
- a CDS encoding VOC family protein, translated as MTEDSKTHINGVHTVAVPVTDQDRSLEFYVGTLGFERRMDAEFGPGQRWVEVAPPGSATSIALVPTRDGVPVGVETGIRLTTSDADADHATLSASGVDVDAAVLRMGDYVPPMFYFRDPDGNKLVIVEVG; from the coding sequence ATGACCGAAGACAGCAAGACCCACATCAACGGGGTGCACACGGTCGCGGTTCCCGTGACCGATCAGGATCGGTCGCTCGAATTCTATGTGGGCACACTCGGTTTCGAGCGTCGCATGGATGCGGAGTTCGGCCCCGGCCAGCGGTGGGTGGAGGTGGCGCCGCCGGGTTCGGCCACGTCGATCGCACTCGTGCCGACCCGCGACGGTGTCCCGGTGGGCGTCGAGACCGGTATCCGGCTCACCACCTCGGACGCCGACGCCGACCATGCCACCCTGTCGGCGAGCGGCGTCGACGTGGATGCGGCGGTCCTGCGGATGGGTGACTACGTGCCGCCCATGTTCTACTTCCGCGATCCGGACGGCAACAAACTCGTCATC
- a CDS encoding VOC family protein, with the protein MKPITPCLWFDTKGEEAAKFYTSLFPNSRITEVTHYGPNTPGPEGQVLTVSFEINGQPFIALNGGPQFTFDEAISFEILCADQEEVDRYWDAFTDGGEESQCGWVKDRFGVSWQVVPERLYELMRDPDDAKAQRAMQAMLKMRKLDVAELEKAAEQA; encoded by the coding sequence ATGAAACCCATCACCCCCTGTCTCTGGTTCGACACAAAAGGCGAAGAGGCCGCGAAGTTCTACACGTCCCTGTTCCCGAACTCGCGGATCACGGAGGTCACCCACTACGGCCCGAACACCCCCGGCCCGGAGGGGCAGGTGCTGACCGTGTCCTTCGAGATCAACGGACAGCCGTTCATCGCGCTCAACGGCGGCCCGCAGTTCACGTTCGACGAGGCCATCTCCTTCGAGATCCTGTGTGCCGATCAGGAAGAAGTGGACCGGTACTGGGACGCCTTCACCGACGGCGGCGAGGAAAGCCAATGCGGTTGGGTCAAGGACCGTTTCGGGGTGTCCTGGCAGGTGGTCCCGGAGCGGCTGTACGAACTCATGCGCGACCCCGACGACGCGAAGGCGCAGCGTGCCATGCAGGCGATGCTGAAGATGCGCAAACTCGACGTCGCCGAACTCGAGAAGGCAGCCGAGCAGGCGTGA
- a CDS encoding MFS transporter encodes MTTSQRSAARASTALWVAPLCWVAVLLDGFDLVVLGAVIPSLREYSDWNLSTGAITFISTFGLVGMTIGALVIGTLTDVIGRRRALLYAVAAFSILTLLCAVAPNPFLFGLFRFLAGVGLGGALPTALALVNEFSKKQGGGSASTLLMTGYHVGAVATAALAIVLIEPFGWRSMFVVGALPAVVLIPLMLRYLPESPSYLLSHGKRAEAEAIAKQYGLELEAAPAADAPVAASANPVRALFSRPFLRNSIAIWVTSFMGLLLVYGLNTWLPTIMREAGYDLGASLTFLLILNAGAVVGLLIAGGVANKIGPRTAAIIWFAGAAVFLALLSVKVSFGIYALVFLAGCFVFSAQVLVYAFTSANHPPQIRATALGWSAGVGRVGAICGPILGGVLLGAGYAVPWGFYAFALVGLFGAIAISSTRTVR; translated from the coding sequence ATGACCACTTCCCAACGAAGCGCCGCCCGCGCCTCCACCGCCCTCTGGGTCGCGCCCCTCTGCTGGGTGGCCGTGCTGCTCGACGGTTTCGACCTGGTCGTCCTCGGTGCCGTCATCCCCTCGCTCCGCGAATACAGCGACTGGAATCTGTCGACGGGTGCGATCACGTTCATCTCGACGTTCGGCCTGGTCGGCATGACCATCGGCGCGCTGGTCATCGGCACGCTCACCGACGTCATCGGACGCAGGCGCGCCCTGCTGTACGCGGTGGCCGCGTTCTCGATCCTCACGCTCCTCTGCGCGGTCGCGCCCAACCCGTTCCTGTTCGGACTGTTCCGCTTCCTCGCCGGGGTCGGTCTCGGCGGCGCGCTGCCGACCGCGCTCGCCCTGGTCAACGAATTCTCGAAGAAGCAGGGCGGCGGTTCCGCGTCGACGCTGCTGATGACCGGATATCACGTGGGTGCGGTCGCGACGGCGGCGCTGGCGATCGTCCTGATCGAACCGTTCGGCTGGCGTTCGATGTTCGTCGTCGGCGCGCTGCCCGCGGTGGTCCTGATTCCGCTGATGCTGCGCTATCTCCCCGAGTCGCCCTCGTACCTGCTGTCGCACGGCAAACGTGCCGAGGCCGAGGCCATCGCGAAGCAGTACGGCCTGGAACTGGAAGCGGCCCCCGCCGCCGACGCCCCCGTCGCCGCCTCCGCCAATCCGGTGCGCGCCCTGTTCTCGCGGCCGTTCCTGCGCAACAGCATCGCCATCTGGGTCACCTCGTTCATGGGACTCCTGCTCGTCTACGGCCTCAACACGTGGCTGCCGACGATCATGCGCGAGGCGGGCTACGACCTCGGCGCGTCGCTGACGTTCCTGCTGATCCTCAACGCCGGCGCGGTGGTCGGACTGCTGATCGCGGGCGGCGTCGCCAACAAGATCGGGCCGCGCACCGCGGCGATCATCTGGTTCGCGGGCGCCGCGGTGTTCCTCGCCCTGCTCAGCGTCAAGGTGTCGTTCGGCATCTACGCCCTGGTGTTCCTCGCCGGCTGCTTCGTGTTCAGCGCGCAGGTTCTCGTCTACGCGTTCACGAGCGCCAACCACCCGCCGCAGATCCGCGCGACCGCCCTCGGCTGGTCGGCCGGGGTGGGCCGGGTCGGCGCGATCTGCGGCCCGATCCTCGGCGGTGTCCTGCTGGGCGCCGGCTATGCGGTCCCGTGGGGTTTCTACGCATTCGCCCTGGTCGGGCTGTTCGGAGCGATCGCCATCTCGTCCACCCGGACGGTGCGCTGA
- a CDS encoding acyltransferase family protein: MRTNHQVATSRPRGAASPSTASAYRYDLDGLRGIAIALVVVYHVWFGRVSGGVDIFLVLSGFFFTGMLVRRVGVDSGPSIPAVLRRTARRLLPALVVVTAATAVVTVVQRPFTQWSGIADQLLASLLYGQNWQLARTASDYAAADASVSPLQHLWSMSVQGQFYVLALAVVAGVAWMCRRRIGLVRPLLGCILGAGFLVSFGYAATLSQDRQSWAYFDTFARLWELLAGALLALVVHRVDLPRGWRVVLAVSGFAVVLGCGFLVDGAGLFPGPAALIPVGAAVALILAGTGPSDQPGVVTMLASRPFVELGGLAYSLYLWHWPILIFYLTWRERPAVGALGGLAVILVSLVLAWLTQRLIEMRFQGGARPGRALTALVALLGVAVVGSASGWHAYLVRNPETTARVGELDPWLYPGAASLTDGVFAPRADMRPTLLEAPGDLPQPTLDGCISDLSTRDVVTCVYGDPSADRTIAVVGSSHAEHWVPALDRIGQQRGVRVETYLKMGCPLTVADVPLLAGEPYPDCGDWSRDVLDRLRDHRPDWVFSTSSRPNDEGAGDVTPDDYVGLWKRLADFGLPFLGIRDTPWLHHDGVPYSAVDCLADGGDPDSCGLPRDDVLAPDNPTVEAARDLPSVHPLDLTDAVCDVAICRAVQGNILVYHDSHHLSATYVRSLAPELDRQVGMATRWW, from the coding sequence GTGAGAACCAACCACCAGGTGGCTACCAGCCGTCCGCGCGGCGCCGCGTCACCGTCGACGGCGAGCGCCTACCGGTACGACCTCGACGGACTGCGCGGCATCGCGATCGCGCTCGTGGTCGTCTATCACGTGTGGTTCGGGCGGGTGTCCGGCGGCGTCGACATCTTCCTGGTGCTGTCCGGCTTCTTCTTCACCGGCATGCTCGTGCGCCGGGTGGGCGTTGATTCCGGTCCGTCGATCCCCGCTGTCCTGCGGCGCACCGCCCGGCGACTGCTGCCCGCGCTGGTGGTGGTGACGGCCGCGACGGCCGTCGTCACCGTCGTCCAACGGCCCTTCACACAGTGGTCCGGGATCGCCGATCAACTTCTCGCGTCGCTGCTGTACGGGCAGAACTGGCAACTGGCCCGGACGGCGTCCGACTACGCCGCCGCCGACGCTTCGGTCAGTCCGCTGCAGCACCTGTGGTCGATGTCCGTGCAGGGCCAGTTCTACGTGCTCGCACTCGCGGTGGTCGCGGGAGTGGCCTGGATGTGCCGGCGCCGGATCGGTCTCGTGCGTCCCCTGCTCGGTTGCATCCTCGGTGCGGGGTTCCTGGTGTCGTTCGGCTACGCCGCGACGCTGTCGCAGGACCGCCAGTCGTGGGCGTACTTCGACACGTTCGCGCGACTGTGGGAGTTGCTCGCGGGCGCACTGCTCGCGCTCGTCGTGCACCGGGTCGACCTGCCCCGCGGGTGGCGGGTGGTTCTCGCGGTGTCAGGCTTCGCCGTCGTGCTCGGGTGCGGATTCCTCGTCGACGGCGCCGGCTTGTTCCCGGGACCGGCGGCCCTGATCCCGGTGGGCGCGGCGGTCGCGCTGATCCTCGCCGGAACCGGCCCGTCCGACCAGCCGGGGGTCGTGACGATGCTGGCGTCCCGGCCGTTCGTCGAACTCGGTGGCCTGGCCTATTCGCTGTACCTGTGGCACTGGCCGATCCTCATCTTCTACCTCACCTGGCGGGAGCGACCCGCGGTCGGAGCGCTCGGCGGGCTCGCGGTCATCCTGGTGTCGCTGGTGCTGGCGTGGCTCACCCAGCGGCTGATCGAAATGCGGTTCCAGGGCGGGGCCCGTCCGGGACGCGCGCTCACCGCGCTGGTCGCGCTGCTCGGCGTCGCCGTCGTCGGCTCGGCGTCCGGGTGGCACGCGTACCTCGTCCGCAACCCCGAGACGACCGCCCGGGTCGGCGAGCTGGACCCGTGGCTGTACCCGGGCGCGGCGTCGCTGACGGACGGTGTGTTCGCGCCGCGCGCCGACATGCGTCCCACCCTGCTCGAGGCGCCGGGCGACCTGCCGCAGCCGACCCTCGACGGCTGCATTTCCGATCTGAGCACCCGCGACGTCGTCACCTGCGTGTACGGCGACCCGTCCGCCGATCGGACGATCGCGGTGGTGGGTAGTTCCCACGCCGAACACTGGGTGCCCGCGCTCGACCGCATCGGGCAACAGCGCGGCGTCCGCGTCGAGACGTACCTGAAGATGGGGTGCCCGCTGACGGTCGCGGACGTCCCGTTGCTGGCCGGCGAGCCGTATCCCGACTGCGGTGACTGGTCCCGCGACGTCCTCGACCGGCTGCGTGATCACCGGCCGGACTGGGTGTTCTCGACGTCCTCGCGTCCCAACGACGAGGGGGCCGGCGACGTCACCCCCGACGACTACGTGGGCCTGTGGAAGCGACTCGCCGATTTCGGGCTCCCGTTCCTGGGTATCCGCGACACGCCGTGGCTGCACCACGACGGCGTCCCGTATTCGGCCGTCGACTGCCTGGCCGACGGCGGCGACCCCGACAGTTGCGGACTGCCCCGCGACGACGTGCTGGCCCCGGACAATCCGACGGTCGAGGCGGCCCGCGACCTGCCGTCGGTGCATCCGCTCGACCTCACCGACGCCGTCTGTGACGTGGCGATCTGCCGTGCGGTGCAGGGAAACATCCTCGTCTACCACGATTCGCACCACCTCTCGGCGACGTACGTCCGGAGCCTCGCCCCCGAACTCGACCGGCAGGTCGGCATGGCCACCCGCTGGTGGTGA
- a CDS encoding IclR family transcriptional regulator has translation MSEDDRSMLGRAFLVLGSFTSERPRLSQSELSRRTGLPLPTVHRLCRQLVANGALERVDDGHYEIGVRLWELGALAPRAHGLRQVALPYLEDLYEATRENVQLVVREDLEALYIERLSARGAVTVVGRAGGRLPLHASSGGLVLLAFGGKDLLDDVLAAGLERFTPSTITTEHRLRSTLDDIRRTGWVTCREHLNVGTLAVAAPVSRSTGEVVAAVSVVVPADKDPAPLIPAVRAAARGISRGVA, from the coding sequence ATGTCCGAAGACGACCGGAGCATGCTGGGACGGGCCTTCCTGGTGCTGGGGTCGTTCACGTCGGAGCGTCCGCGGCTGTCGCAGTCGGAGCTGAGCCGTCGCACCGGACTGCCGCTGCCCACCGTGCACCGGCTGTGCCGTCAGCTGGTCGCGAACGGTGCGCTCGAACGCGTCGACGACGGGCACTACGAGATCGGGGTGCGGCTGTGGGAGTTGGGTGCGCTCGCGCCCCGCGCCCACGGGCTGCGGCAGGTGGCGTTGCCGTACCTCGAGGACCTGTACGAGGCGACACGGGAGAACGTGCAACTCGTGGTCCGGGAGGATCTCGAGGCGCTGTACATCGAACGGCTGTCGGCGCGCGGGGCCGTGACCGTCGTCGGCAGGGCCGGCGGCCGGCTGCCGCTGCACGCGTCGAGCGGCGGCCTCGTGCTGCTGGCGTTCGGCGGCAAGGACCTGCTCGACGACGTCCTCGCGGCGGGCCTCGAGCGCTTCACCCCGTCGACCATCACCACCGAACATCGCCTGCGCAGCACCCTCGACGACATTCGCCGGACCGGGTGGGTCACGTGCCGCGAACATCTCAACGTCGGAACGCTGGCCGTGGCCGCGCCGGTGTCGCGGTCGACGGGTGAGGTGGTGGCCGCCGTGTCCGTCGTGGTTCCGGCGGACAAGGATCCCGCGCCCCTGATCCCCGCCGTGCGGGCGGCGGCGCGGGGCATTTCCCGGGGCGTCGCATAG
- a CDS encoding 4-hydroxybenzoate 3-monooxygenase, whose amino-acid sequence MNTQVGIVGGGPAGLMLSHLLHLKGIDSVVLESRTREEVEGTIRAGVLEQNTVDLMVDTGLGDRVKREGLTHHGIELRFGGRGHRIDFDELTNGRAVTVYPQHEVLKDLIARRLEDDGDIRFGVSDVQVHGHTTDNPKITYVDADGNEQTLTCALVAGCDGSRTSTRGLIPETTVRTDHFRQYPFAWFGILAEAPPSSEELIYANHPRGFALISTRTPDVQRHYLQVDPEDSVDNWSDDRIWSELHARVDGEGAEIKDGKIFQKSILQFRSFVCEPMQHGNLFLAGDAAHTVPPTGAKGMNLAIADVYFLSEAMSEYFATRSRAGLEGYTDSVLPRVWRTQHFSWWMSSMLHRLPDDTGFGHKRQVAELDMVTRSAAGRALIAENYVGTPLR is encoded by the coding sequence ATGAACACACAGGTCGGGATCGTCGGCGGGGGCCCCGCAGGACTGATGCTCTCCCATCTCCTGCACCTGAAGGGCATCGATTCCGTCGTGCTCGAAAGCCGCACCCGCGAGGAGGTGGAGGGCACCATCCGGGCCGGTGTGCTCGAGCAGAACACCGTCGACCTCATGGTCGACACCGGACTCGGCGACCGCGTCAAGCGTGAAGGACTCACCCACCACGGCATCGAACTGCGATTCGGCGGCCGCGGCCACCGCATCGACTTCGACGAACTGACGAACGGCCGCGCCGTCACCGTCTACCCGCAGCACGAGGTCCTCAAAGACCTCATCGCCCGCCGCCTCGAGGACGACGGCGACATCCGCTTCGGCGTCTCCGACGTGCAGGTGCACGGCCACACCACCGACAACCCGAAGATCACGTACGTCGACGCCGACGGCAACGAGCAGACCCTGACGTGCGCACTCGTCGCGGGCTGTGATGGCTCCCGCACCTCCACCCGCGGCCTCATCCCCGAGACCACCGTCCGTACCGACCACTTCCGGCAGTACCCGTTCGCCTGGTTCGGCATCCTCGCCGAGGCCCCGCCGTCGTCCGAGGAACTGATCTACGCCAACCACCCGCGCGGCTTCGCCCTCATCAGCACCCGCACCCCCGACGTCCAGCGGCACTACCTGCAGGTCGACCCCGAAGACTCCGTCGACAACTGGTCCGACGACCGCATCTGGTCCGAACTGCACGCCCGCGTCGACGGCGAAGGCGCGGAAATCAAGGACGGCAAGATCTTCCAGAAGTCGATCCTGCAGTTCCGCAGCTTCGTGTGCGAACCCATGCAGCACGGCAACCTCTTCCTCGCCGGCGACGCCGCCCACACCGTGCCCCCCACCGGCGCGAAGGGCATGAACCTCGCCATCGCCGACGTGTACTTCCTGTCCGAGGCGATGTCCGAGTACTTCGCCACCCGCAGCCGCGCCGGACTCGAGGGCTACACCGACAGCGTCCTCCCGCGCGTGTGGCGGACCCAGCACTTCTCCTGGTGGATGTCCTCGATGCTGCACCGCCTCCCCGACGACACCGGATTCGGCCACAAGCGGCAGGTCGCCGAACTCGACATGGTCACCCGCTCCGCCGCAGGCCGCGCCCTCATCGCGGAGAACTACGTCGGCACTCCTTTGCGCTGA
- a CDS encoding TetR family transcriptional regulator: MSAHDRAERQSRYRLAATSLMRETTLDALRELLLERPWPTITMTDVAVAAGMSRQTIYKEFRSRRGLAEGYALRLTDSLVTVIESALYDNPGDVTTALRQGYATFFALSGADPLVLSLHQGQAPEDLLRLITTDSDIIIRPAAERLAETLQRSWVDASPEDADILAHAIVRLALSFIANPPEDTAAASANTARLFAPFLRLRHP; encoded by the coding sequence ATGTCCGCACACGACCGCGCCGAACGACAGAGCCGGTACCGGCTCGCCGCGACGTCGCTGATGCGGGAGACAACCCTCGATGCGCTGCGGGAACTGCTCCTCGAACGTCCGTGGCCGACGATCACCATGACCGACGTCGCGGTCGCCGCCGGCATGAGCAGGCAGACGATCTACAAGGAGTTCCGCTCGCGGCGCGGCCTGGCGGAGGGATACGCCCTGCGGCTGACCGACAGCCTCGTCACCGTCATCGAGTCCGCGCTGTACGACAACCCCGGCGACGTGACAACCGCTCTGCGGCAAGGCTATGCGACGTTCTTCGCACTCAGCGGCGCCGATCCCCTGGTATTGTCGCTGCACCAGGGGCAGGCGCCCGAGGATCTGCTGCGCCTGATCACCACGGACAGCGACATCATCATCCGCCCCGCGGCCGAACGGCTCGCCGAGACGTTGCAGCGGTCGTGGGTGGACGCCTCCCCCGAAGACGCGGACATCCTCGCGCACGCCATCGTCCGGCTTGCGTTGAGTTTCATCGCCAACCCGCCGGAAGACACCGCGGCGGCGTCGGCGAACACGGCCCGGCTCTTCGCCCCCTTCTTGCGGCTCCGCCACCCGTGA
- a CDS encoding NAD(P)/FAD-dependent oxidoreductase, whose translation MSAVPNPSTALSTVVIVGSGIAGASAAQTLRSEGFRGRVVLIGDEPTPPYRRPTVSKDLLSGATAAEKTALKPDSFWQEQDIELITGATAVELDARRKVVTLSSGETLHFSALLLATGGRARRLDGASGANVFTLRSMADADSLRESIRRTGSLLVIGGGLIGCEVAATARSLGAGVTVLERDPSLLSRIVPPDVSTMIASMHSENDVDVCTNVTLASLNVGDDGAALATAADGRIWSAGTVLVSVGTVPEVTLAVAAGLRVHNGITVDGMFRTSADGIFAAGDAANIPGARGDERYRSEHWNGAQAQGIAAARSILGRPASFTDVPWGWSTQYGHTVQFAGATRVDDDYVVRGSVADRDFTAVAMREGTPVGAIAVGRPKDLRTVRTMIARGGTVDRAALEDESVALADVPAREREGLVTPAR comes from the coding sequence ATGAGTGCCGTGCCGAATCCGTCCACCGCACTGTCGACGGTCGTCATCGTCGGGTCGGGTATCGCGGGGGCGAGCGCCGCGCAGACGCTCCGCTCGGAGGGTTTCCGCGGGCGCGTCGTCCTGATCGGAGACGAACCCACGCCGCCGTATCGGCGCCCCACTGTGTCGAAGGACCTCCTGTCGGGTGCCACGGCCGCGGAGAAGACCGCGCTGAAGCCGGACTCGTTCTGGCAAGAGCAGGATATCGAATTGATCACCGGAGCAACGGCGGTCGAACTCGACGCACGACGGAAGGTGGTGACGCTCTCGTCCGGCGAGACACTGCACTTCAGTGCTCTGCTGCTCGCCACCGGCGGCCGGGCGCGCCGCCTCGACGGTGCCTCCGGCGCAAACGTCTTCACCCTTCGATCGATGGCCGATGCGGATTCGCTCCGGGAGTCGATTCGACGCACCGGGTCCCTGCTCGTGATCGGCGGAGGCCTCATCGGATGCGAGGTCGCCGCGACGGCGCGGTCGCTGGGCGCGGGCGTAACCGTTCTCGAACGGGACCCGTCGCTCCTCAGTCGCATCGTGCCGCCGGACGTCTCGACGATGATCGCCTCCATGCACTCCGAGAACGACGTCGACGTCTGCACGAACGTCACGCTCGCCTCGCTGAACGTGGGCGACGACGGCGCCGCCCTGGCCACCGCGGCCGACGGTCGCATCTGGAGTGCCGGGACCGTCCTCGTCTCGGTCGGCACCGTCCCCGAGGTGACGCTCGCCGTTGCGGCGGGACTCCGGGTCCACAACGGCATCACCGTCGACGGGATGTTCCGCACGTCGGCCGACGGCATCTTCGCCGCCGGCGACGCCGCCAACATTCCCGGGGCGCGCGGCGACGAAAGATATCGCTCCGAACACTGGAACGGCGCTCAGGCACAAGGGATTGCCGCCGCCCGCTCCATCCTCGGTAGACCCGCATCGTTCACGGACGTTCCCTGGGGGTGGTCCACGCAGTACGGCCACACCGTGCAGTTCGCCGGTGCAACCCGTGTCGACGACGACTACGTGGTCCGCGGTTCGGTCGCGGATCGCGACTTCACGGCCGTCGCGATGCGCGAAGGCACTCCGGTCGGCGCCATCGCCGTCGGCCGTCCGAAAGACCTCCGGACCGTGCGCACGATGATCGCCCGGGGCGGCACGGTCGACCGCGCCGCCCTGGAAGACGAGTCGGTCGCCCTGGCGGACGTGCCCGCCCGTGAGCGGGAAGGCCTGGTAACACCCGCCCGCTAG
- a CDS encoding rubredoxin, with translation MSTDFKLFRCAQCGFEYDEAEGWPEDGIEPGTRWDDIPDDWSCPDCGAAKADFDMVEVSRA, from the coding sequence ATGAGTACCGATTTCAAGCTTTTCCGCTGCGCCCAATGCGGATTCGAGTACGACGAGGCCGAGGGCTGGCCGGAGGACGGCATCGAGCCGGGCACCCGGTGGGACGACATTCCCGACGACTGGTCGTGCCCCGACTGCGGTGCCGCCAAGGCCGATTTCGACATGGTCGAGGTCAGCCGGGCATGA
- a CDS encoding rubredoxin: MAAYQCPVCDYVYDEASGAPREGFPAGTPWADVPDDWCCPDCGVREKIDFETKVA; encoded by the coding sequence ATGGCCGCCTACCAGTGCCCGGTCTGCGACTACGTCTACGACGAAGCGTCCGGCGCACCCCGTGAAGGATTCCCCGCCGGCACCCCGTGGGCCGATGTGCCCGACGACTGGTGCTGCCCCGATTGCGGGGTCCGCGAGAAGATCGATTTCGAAACGAAGGTGGCATGA
- a CDS encoding alkane 1-monooxygenase, with protein sequence MTTSDIGRTTEEAPPEAWRDRKRYLWLMGLIPPTALFLAAGLVWAFNHLGWSAVAPVWWWIGALLLFIVLPVLDRFFGPDGQNPPEEVMEQLENDRYYRYCTYVFIPFQLASLVFACYLWSADSLSWLGIDGGLGLVSKIGVAFSVAVMGGIGINTAHEMGHKKTDLERWLAKITLAQTFYGHFYIEHNRGHHVRVATPEDPASSRFGESFWAFLPRSVWGSLKSSWELEKTRMHRLDKSTWSIHNDVLNAWLMSVVLFGALVAIFGPVVIPFLIIQAVYGFSLLETVNYLEHYGLMRQKTASGRYERCAPAHSWNSDHIVTNIFLYHLQRHSDHHANPTRRYQTLRSMDGAPNLPSGYASMITLAYFPPLWRKVMDHRVLDHYDGDITRVNIQPGKREKVLAKYDGGVR encoded by the coding sequence GTGACGACGTCGGATATCGGCAGGACGACAGAGGAAGCACCCCCGGAAGCCTGGCGCGACCGCAAGCGCTACCTGTGGCTGATGGGGTTGATACCCCCGACCGCACTGTTCCTCGCCGCGGGACTGGTGTGGGCCTTCAACCACCTCGGATGGTCGGCGGTGGCTCCGGTGTGGTGGTGGATCGGCGCGCTGTTGCTGTTCATCGTGCTCCCGGTCCTCGACCGGTTCTTCGGACCCGACGGCCAGAACCCGCCCGAGGAAGTGATGGAACAGCTCGAGAACGACAGGTACTACCGGTACTGCACCTACGTGTTCATCCCGTTCCAGCTGGCAAGCCTGGTGTTCGCGTGCTACCTCTGGTCGGCGGACAGCCTGTCCTGGCTCGGCATCGACGGCGGCCTCGGACTGGTGTCGAAGATCGGTGTCGCGTTCAGCGTCGCCGTGATGGGTGGCATCGGCATCAACACCGCCCACGAGATGGGTCACAAGAAGACCGACCTCGAACGCTGGCTGGCCAAGATCACGCTCGCACAGACCTTCTACGGCCACTTCTACATCGAGCACAACCGCGGCCACCACGTCCGGGTCGCGACACCCGAGGACCCGGCGAGTTCACGTTTCGGAGAAAGCTTCTGGGCGTTCCTCCCCCGCAGCGTGTGGGGAAGCCTGAAGTCGTCGTGGGAGCTGGAGAAGACCCGGATGCATCGACTCGACAAGAGCACGTGGAGCATTCACAACGACGTCCTCAACGCGTGGCTCATGTCGGTGGTGCTGTTCGGCGCACTCGTCGCGATATTCGGTCCGGTCGTCATCCCGTTCCTGATCATCCAGGCCGTCTACGGTTTCTCGCTCCTCGAAACGGTCAATTATCTCGAGCACTACGGCCTGATGCGCCAGAAGACCGCCAGCGGCCGCTACGAGCGTTGCGCGCCCGCACACAGCTGGAACTCCGACCACATCGTGACCAACATCTTCCTGTATCACCTGCAGCGCCACAGCGACCACCACGCGAACCCCACCCGGCGGTACCAGACGCTGCGGAGCATGGACGGCGCCCCCAACCTGCCCAGCGGATACGCCAGCATGATCACGCTCGCGTACTTCCCGCCGCTGTGGCGCAAGGTGATGGACCACCGGGTGCTCGACCACTACGACGGCGACATCACCCGCGTGAACATCCAACCCGGCAAGCGCGAGAAGGTTCTGGCCAAGTACGACGGCGGAGTTCGGTGA
- a CDS encoding YrdB family protein: MSEAGAQRVGVLDVVAFACEIAMLVLLAVAGWSLANSTVVQVVLAALLPVAAAVIWGVAMAPKSSRRLPNPARLVAQTALFAVTGALVAFAGHPWWGLVFAVVATATFAARSRTPD, translated from the coding sequence ATGAGCGAAGCCGGCGCGCAACGGGTGGGTGTACTCGACGTCGTGGCCTTCGCCTGTGAGATCGCGATGCTGGTCCTGCTCGCCGTCGCGGGGTGGTCGCTCGCGAACTCGACGGTCGTCCAGGTGGTACTCGCCGCGCTCCTCCCGGTGGCCGCGGCCGTGATCTGGGGTGTCGCCATGGCCCCGAAGTCGAGCCGACGACTACCCAACCCCGCGCGACTGGTCGCCCAGACCGCTCTGTTCGCGGTGACCGGCGCGCTCGTCGCATTCGCCGGTCACCCATGGTGGGGGCTGGTCTTCGCCGTCGTGGCGACGGCGACGTTCGCTGCGCGCTCACGCACGCCGGACTAG